The following proteins come from a genomic window of Chelonia mydas isolate rCheMyd1 chromosome 15, rCheMyd1.pri.v2, whole genome shotgun sequence:
- the LOC119563759 gene encoding cytochrome b-c1 complex subunit 9, whose product MPLRSRLYSVFFRRTSAFALTVALGAVLFERAFDQGADAFYERLNHGKLWKHIKHKYETQEK is encoded by the exons ATGCCGCTGCGCTCCCGGCTGTACAGCGTGTTCTTCCGCCGCACCTCCGCCTTCGCGCTCACCGTCGCGCTGGGGGCCGTGCTCTTCGAGCGCGCCTTCGACCAGGGCGCCGACGCCTTCTACGAGCGCCTCAACCACGGG AAACTGTGGAAACACATCAAGCACAAGTATGAGACCCAAGAAAAGTGA